One genomic window of Panicum hallii strain FIL2 chromosome 6, PHallii_v3.1, whole genome shotgun sequence includes the following:
- the LOC112898101 gene encoding uncharacterized protein LOC112898101, with protein sequence MGQARAQLLASLAAIYLILAIPHVTGGLTDDLEIMWGNAKVVTDSSGQQAIALTLDRSTSSAFRSKKTCQFCRIDVEIKLVPGNSAGTVTTFYMITEGAWQYHDEIDIEFLGNSTGQPYTMHTNMYARGQGGREKQYKFDFDPTQDYHKYTIIWNKDWILFLVDDKLYRQIKNNQMYGAPYPYYYPMRVYATIWNADDWATQGGRVRTDWSQAPFTAYFRNYRAISCPQYGNNPLCLPGSGWFNQQLDESRKQQMTQVDSNNKIYDYCKDPKRYKSGPPPREYEFENKMYDLFFTIPYALDVRYEQEAMRQARILAALYFILTISPAISDMTDSIEMMWGNTQVLYDSAGHQTMSLTLDRWTTSAFRSKSQYLFGRFDIDIKLVPKESAGTVTTIYMVTEGPWQYHDEIDLEFLGNTTGEPYTLHTNIYAKGKGGREKQYRLWFDPTEDFNTYSIIWNPHMILILVNGKPIRRMKNQMRADTPFPLYQPMRMYASIWNAEDWATQGGRIKTDWSQAPFTAFFRNYTANACVPYNKAWICGQGSGDSSWFNKELDEEGQQKMKDVDDKNKIYDYCTDSRRFPDGYPPECASQ encoded by the exons ATGGGGCAGGCTAGGGCTCAACTCCTAGCCTCCCTAGCGGCTATCTACCTCATCCTAGCCATCCCCCATGTCACCGGTGGCCTGACCGATGACCTCGAGATAATGTGGGGCAATGCAAAGGTGGTCACTGACAGCTCCGGCCAACAGGCCATCGCTCTCACTCTCGACCGCTCCACTAGCTCTGCATTCCGGTCGAAGAAGACTTGCCAATTTTGCAGGATCGACGTGGAGATCAAGCTCGTCCCAGGGAACTCGGCTGGCACTGTGACCACGTTTTAT ATGATAACAGAGGGGGCATGGCAGTACCATGATGAGATCGATATCGAGTTTCTGGGGAACAGCACCGGCCAGCCCTACACCATGCACACTAACATGTATGCCAGAGGACAAGGGGGCAGAGAGAAGCAGTACAAGTTTGATTTTGATCCCACTCAAGATTACCACAAGTACACCATCATCTGGAATAAAGACTGGATCTT ATTTCTTGTCGACGACAAGCTGTACCGGCAGATCAAGAACAACCAGATGTACGGTGCCCCGTACCCATACTATTATCCAATGAGGGTGTACGCCACCATCTGGAACGCCGACGACTGGGCAACACAAGGCGGGCGGGTCAGGACCGACTGGTCGCAGGCGCCATTCACGGCATACTTCCGGAACTACAGGGCCATCTCATGCCCCCAATACGGGAACAACCCCTTGTGTCTCCCAGGCTCTGGTTGGTTCAACCAGCAGCTGGATGAGTCACGAAAACAGCAAATGACACAGGTGGACTCCAATAACAAGATATATGATTACTGCAAAGACCCCAAGAGGTACAAGAGTGGGCCACCCCCAAGGGAGT ATGAATTTGAGAACAAAATGTATGACTTGTTTTTCACAATTCCATATGCACTTGATGTAAGATATGAACAAG AGGCCATGAGGCAGGCTAGGATACTAGCAGCTTTGTATTTCATCCTAACCATCTCCCCAGCAATTAGCGACATGACCGACAGCATTGAAATGATGTGGGGCAATACGCAGGTGCTCTATGATAGCGCTGGCCATCAAACCATGTCACTCACCCTTGACCGGTGGACGACTTCGGCGTTCCGCTCAAAGAGCCAGTACCTCTTTGGGAGGTTCGACATTGACATCAAGCTTGTCCCCAAGGAATCTGCTGGCACGGTGACCACAATATAT ATGGTAACAGAGGGGCCATGGCAGTACCATGATGAGATCGACCTTGAATTCTTGGGGAACACCACCGGTGAACCATACACCCTTCACACAAACATCTATGCCAAAGGAAAAGGTGGCCGAGAAAAGCAGTACCGTCTTTGGTTTGATCCCACTGAAGACTTCAATACTTACTCCATCATCTGGAACCCGCACATGATCTT AATACTTGTCAATGGCAAACCAATCCGGCGGATGAAAAATCAGATGAGGGCTGATACTCCCTTCCCACTCTATCAGCCTATGAGGATGTATGCCAGCATCTGGAACGCTGAGGATTGGGCAACGCAGGGTGGACGCATCAAAACTGACTGGTCCCAGGCACCGTTCACAGCATTCTTCCGGAACTACACAGCCAACGCTTGTGTCCCGTACAATAAAGCCTGGATTTGCGGCCAGGGTTCTGGAGATAGCAGTTGGTTTAATAAGGAGTTGGATGAGGAGGGGCAGCAGAAAATGAAGGATGTGGATGATAAAAACAAGATATATGACTACTGCACCGACTCAAGGAGGTTTCCTGATGGATACCCCCCAGAATGTGCATCGCAGTAG
- the LOC112896323 gene encoding AUGMIN subunit 1, whose translation MDHAAEHLDPTAPAPASASSSAAVAEVNAWLASLAAEAGSGGGAGGRGGGGAAAELSLGPDPTPRGVAYLRALAAASQARSRAAGIAATGLRAQASEYRAEAARLREALERAGLARDALPPPAAAAARAVAAVANLLAIRDTEMSSFVVASADLSLRRAEVEEKRDKVHKESKALLDYTRKAINKLTELKKMLEKFKNDVEKQQAEQMTDWQTKLVMMDSKERQYILQVSNYKAMLNRVGYTPEINHGVLMEMAEHKKDLERKTKPIADTLRSYQDLPPDKALAALAIEDKKRQYAAAEKYLEDVLQSALTTTGL comes from the exons ATGGATCACGCCGCCGAGCACCTCGACCCCaccgcgccggcgcccgcgtccgcctcctcctctgccgccgtCGCCGAGGTTAACGCGTGGCTGGCCTCCCTTGCCGCGGAGGCCGGGTCCGGGGGCGGAGCGggagggcggggcggcggcggggcggccgcGGAGCTGTCGCTGGGGCCCGATCCCACGCCGCGCGGGGTGGCCTACCTCCGCGCTCTGGCCGCGGCGTCACAGGCGCGGTCGCGGGCCGCCGGGATCGCGGCCACGGGGCTGCGCGCGCAGGCCTCGGAGTAccgcgcggaggcggcgcgcCTGCGGGAGGCGCTCGAGCGGGCGGGGCTCGCGAGGGACGCGCTACCGCCACCCGCAGCAGCTGCGGCGCGCGCTGTCGCCGCCGTCGCCAATCTCCTCGCGATCCGTGACACCGAGATGAGCAG CTTTGTGGTGGCTAGTGCAGACTTGTCACTGAGGCGAGCAGAggtggaggagaagagagaCAAAGTGCATAAGGAGTCAAAGGCACTACTTGATTACACTCGGAAGGCCATAAACAAGCTTACTGAGCTGAAGAA GATGCTGGAGAAATTTAAAAATGATGTGGAGAAGCAACAAGCAGAGCAAATGACGGATTGGCAGACAAAGCTTGTAATGATGGACTCCAAGGAACGTCAGTATATCCTCCAAGTCTCAAATTATAAG GCAATGCTTAACCGAGTGGGTTATACACCAGAGATCAATCATGGTGTGTTGATGGAAATGGCTGAGCATAAGAAGGATCTCGAGAGGAAGACAAAACCCATTGCTGATACATTAAGAAGTTACCAGGATTTACCTCCA GATAAAGCTCTAGCAGCACTAGCTATAGAGGACAAAAAGAGGCAGTATGCTGCTGCGGAGAAGTACCTTGAAGATGTGTTGCAATCTGCTCTAACCACAACTGGCCTATAA